DNA sequence from the Marinilongibacter aquaticus genome:
GGCTTGCATTGGATTTGCTTTTTCGGCTCGGCCAAATTGTCCAACGTATCCGTAAGCTTGATCACGCTTTCGCTCACAGCCTTTTTCACCAGCATAATCGAACCCTTGAGTGTAGGCAAACGCATACAGAAGTTTAAAGTATTCGTAGGCTTGCTGGCCAGTTTGGGCATGTCCTTTATCTTTTTTGCCATGCCAGATCATGCGGTAGGCATTTTGGTCGGCCTCTTGGCCGCCGTGCTTTCGTCTGTGTATACCGTGGCGAACAAAAAGCTCGTTAGCACCCACAACAGCCTGAGCATTAATACTGTTGAGTTAAGCGGAGCTTTCTTAATCTGCCTGTTCATTATCCCTTTTGTTCCGAATAGAGCGGCGATACTGAGCATGCCAAGCATGGAAAACCTCGCATACCTCTTTGTGCTGTCTGTTTTCTGCACAGTACTGCCTTACTTGTCGATGGTGAATATGTTGAAGAAATTCACTGCATTTACGATAAATCTGAGCTTGAACATGGAGCCGATCTATGGAATACTCTTGGCTTGGGCTCTCTTCCAAGAAGCAGAAGAATTTGGTTGGCGTTTCTTCACCGGGCTCATTCTTATCCTTTTCAGCATGTTTTTGAATGGCCAACAAAAACGTTTCAACAAGATATTCTTTCGGTTTAGACCGATGTAGGTTTCACAACGTTTCCGAAAAGGTACAACAACAAAAAAAGCCGCCATGCTTTTCGCATGGCAGCTATTCAATTTTATTACAAACAGATTGAGCTTATTTCAATCCGTAACGTCTCTTGAACTTGTCTACACGTCCTGCAGTATCCACCAACACATTTTTACCAGTGTAGAAAGGGTGTGATTTTGAGCTTACCTCGACTTTACATACCGGATACTCTTTACCATCTTCCCAAACAATGGTTTCTTTTGTTTCAACGCATGAGCGAGTAATGAATTTGTCATCTGATGAAAGATCCCAGAAAACAACTTCTCTATAATTTGGATGAATGTCTTTACGCATTGTTATATACCTTAAATTCCTATTTTCCTCTTAAACGGGCTGCAAATATACAAGATTTCGTGAAATACTTAAAACCAAGTGATTAAATTCTCTAAAAAAATCAAAGTGAATCACATGCTTCAAGCAATTTTTCAATATCTTCCTCGCCTGTGGCAATGAAATTGGCTATCCGAATTTGCGAATCCTTGTTCTTTCCATAGCCACTTCCCACTATCAAACCTTTCGCTTTCAAAGCGGAAATGATCTCGGA
Encoded proteins:
- a CDS encoding DMT family transporter; the protein is MKNRHVLDLLKLQGLVFVLSLTAIFGHLITLPAVLIVLIRSLLASLIFWAIYAFRKERVPRKAFVHLLLIGGVLGLHWICFFGSAKLSNVSVSLITLSLTAFFTSIIEPLSVGKRIQKFKVFVGLLASLGMSFIFFAMPDHAVGILVGLLAAVLSSVYTVANKKLVSTHNSLSINTVELSGAFLICLFIIPFVPNRAAILSMPSMENLAYLFVLSVFCTVLPYLSMVNMLKKFTAFTINLSLNMEPIYGILLAWALFQEAEEFGWRFFTGLILILFSMFLNGQQKRFNKIFFRFRPM
- a CDS encoding type B 50S ribosomal protein L31 produces the protein MRKDIHPNYREVVFWDLSSDDKFITRSCVETKETIVWEDGKEYPVCKVEVSSKSHPFYTGKNVLVDTAGRVDKFKRRYGLK